The sequence below is a genomic window from Lampris incognitus isolate fLamInc1 chromosome 18, fLamInc1.hap2, whole genome shotgun sequence.
AAAGTgaagtgacggggggggggggggagtatgcaCACAGACGTGGGAGACGGAGAAGGCCATTTCAGGCCATTTGAAAAGATCGCTATCCGCATAAAGCACCAGACGTCGTTCTGCCGTCTCAGCTTGAGACCGGTAGATCTGAAGACGGCGGCGTTAAAGATGGAGAGAATGAAGAGACGTCTGAAGATAAGGAACCTGCTGGTGCGGGAATGTATGAGTGAATTTTTGGGTACATTCATCCTCATAGTGAGTAATTCTGAACATAGACTCCCCTTGTCTGGAAATGTTGTGGAGTACtatgtgtgatttgtcagttgttTGTGGAGGTGtctattgtggcgaattcggggggcagtccgggagaccgtcgccctagccggggcgcgaacccgtctttcccactccgcaagcgacaacgttaaccattcgaccaaagggtccggcccgttagccaaggaccaacgtgtctgcttatccatgcacgttacagtgtaTACTAGAGGACAGTAAACCAGAGTGAAACAACGGAGCCGCCcagcattcaaaaaaaaaaaaaaacaggcctgGGTGTCCGgtatagcgtagcggtctgttccgttgcctaccaacacggggatcgtcggttcgaatccccatgttacctccggcttggtcgggcgtccctgctggtgggaagccggatgtgggtatgtgtcctagtcgctgcactagcgcctcctctggtcggctggggcgcatgttcaggggggagggggaactggggggaatagcgtgatcctcccacgcgctatgtccccctggcgaaactcctcactcaggtgaaaagaaggggctggcgactccacatgtatcggaggaggcatgtggtagtctgcagccctgcccggatcggcagagggggtggagcagctaccggaacggctgagaagagtggggtaattgggtggaaacgggggggggggggaggcctcTCTGTTCTGTGCTGGCGGTACTTGTTGGAGAGAATGCAATGtttcatcgctctctctctctctctctctctctctctctctctataccacAAGTCTCTGCATGTCATTCTCCTGCCACCAAAGTTATGCCAATGTTCATCTTGCTGCCATCAAATCTTATTCTTTATCTGTTGACATTTTGTTTAGTCAAGGTTCGGGATCCATTGATGCTACAGATAGTACACCATAGAACAGATCTTTAACCATGAGAGAAcccagcaaacaaacaaaaacgtccccccccacccccccagcacgtcccctaaaggtcttctccgaacgtccggtaaatgtcattgtgtagggttttcattacgtcaagTGGACGTTATTGTGTCCCCGCGATGTCCCGGGgacatctagaagactttcccctaacgtccctgtaaagtCCTCGGAACGTCAACGctgcaataacgtccccgtgacgtcccggggacgtctagaagactttcccctaacgtccagCTAACATCCACGTGACATCCCGGGGACGAGGACCCCCTAACGGCCCTGTAGCATTAACGTCCCCGTgatgtaatgaaaaccctacataatgacatttaccggacgtttggagaggacctttaggggacgtactggggacctttttttttttttgctgggacTTTAGTCTTGCATGTGATTCTGTTGAGAGAAGTCATCCTCTCTTCAATgtgtcattgtttttttttgtgcgttTTTCTTCATGATTTACCTCgcctcttcctctgtccctcttctctccagatgTTTGGTTGTGGAGCAATGGCCCAGATGAAGACAAGCCGGGGGCTAAAGGGCCAGTACCTGTCGGTCAATATCGCCTTTGCAGTTGCTGTCATGGTCGCCATGTATCTGAGCAGGGGCATCTCGGGTAAAAATTACTGCACGTTTAATGAAGGGGGGGGCAACAGAGTCTATATGTGGAGGTTAAAAGACATTTTTTTCTATGGCTGCCCCACAGCTTTTGGCAAAACTGGgatattaagaaaataaatgtgcCCATTTTTCtaacaaaatgtatttattttggacATCCCGCCACCCATCTGGCCCCCCTGCTGTGACCCTCTTGTGGGTCCAGAGCCATCGTTTGAAAACCACTGATATAGATGTAATGTCAGCTTATTCACTCTTTTGAGAATATGCAATCAATACTAGGCCTACCCCCAGTTATAAACCCAACACAATGATGATCCCTACcgtttctgttcacaacaaagtcacacaacagttgtgctccACATCAATGACACTATGTGTGTCCTCATTCCATAAAGATGTTGAAATTGCACGACAGAGACACGGCGGTATCCTCCATTAAAGCTGATAGATGTTTATGATCATGTTCGAGCTTCACATCATTTGTCGTGAGTCATGGTGCCGGACCTAACCCTTTTTCAACTGGGATATTGCCTTTTGTGTCCCCTTCAACTCATCCTCTCTGCCCTTCTACACCACTCTCCCAAGGGGCTCATCTGAATCCAGCTCTGTCTctcagctgttgtgtgttggggaaaCTGGCCTGGTCCCGGCTCCTGCCTTACTCCTTCTCTCAGCTCCTAGGAGCCTATGCAGGTGCCTCTGTAGTCTTCCTCATGTACTATGGTAACTATTACCCAGCCGTCTCATGTTAACTGGCATCACGCTGCATGTTTTGGTTTTGTGAATCCTTGTCTAGAAATGGTTAGCTTCTGACTCTGGCTTATTGAATGAATAAGAGGGGTGCATAGGTCTTTCACTAGCTTCTGTTTGTGGGTTACGTGATCCAGATGCTATTATGGACTACAGCGGAGGAGCCCTGACAGTGTTGGGACCAAATGAAACGGCATCCATTTTTGCCACCTATCCATCCAGTTTCCTCTCTTTGGGCAGCAGTTTCTTTGACCAGGtgaaaggaggggaggggggggggggtcaaacgtAGAAAATAATCTGCACTACATCTACTACATGGCATAACAGAATGCGGCCTGTTGGCAAATGCAAGCAACAGGCAGCCTAAAAAGCTCAACAACAAAAGAAATCTTCCACTACTTTGTTCCACCATGAGCCATTGTGTTCTCACAGAAAAAGGGACATTTGTCTCAAATAATCTGCCACACGTAGCATGTACTGTCAAGGTttttagttaaaaaaaagaaaaagaggcatagtagggtgtccgggtagtgtagtggtctattctgttgcctaccaacatggggatcgctggttcgaatcccgtgttacctccggcttggtcgggcatccctacagacacaattggccatgtctgcaggtgggaagccggatgtgggtatgtgtcctggtcgctgcactagcgccttccctggtcggtcggggcacctgttcgggggggactggggggaatagtgtgatcctcccatgcgccacgtccccctggtgaaactcctgtctgtcaggtggaaagaagcggctggcgactccacatgtatcggaggaggcgtgtggtagtctgcagccctccccggatcggcagagggggtggagcagcgaccggaacggctcggaggagtggtttaattggccgggtacaattgggagaaaaaggggggaaaatttaaaaaaaaaaaatgtatagtatCTTAATCTCTCGACACATAGTTTACTCGTATATATCTAACTCATTTATATTACATTTGCACTTTCAAACTGTGATGTATTTCACTACGCTCTGACCCCCCAGATGATTGGCACAGGCATGATAATGCTTTGCTACCTGCCGCTGGTGGACCACCACAACAGTCCCGCCCCACAGGACCTGGTGCCCCTGTTGGTGGGTGTTGTGTTTATGGGCGTCTCCATGTCCATGTTTTCTAACTGCGGGGGCGGCATGAACCCGGCCCGAGACCTGGGACCCCGCCTCTTCATGCTGTCTGCAGGCTGGGGCACAGAGGTCTTCACGTGAGTGCATTTAAGGTCCTTGTTATGCATTTgtttctttcttcatctctttttttctctctctctaacgaATGGGTAAGGTATCCGTGCTGTGTGATTTTATTCACAGAGCCTGTTCAATATTATTTAAAACTGTGCAATACTACAGGTTTCACACCTCACGGTACCTGCTCTTATAGCCTACTTACAGCACACCCCTATtctctcactactactactactactactactactactactatactactactgctactatactactactatactactactactactgctactatactactactgctactacactactactatactactactactactactatattactactaccactactactactatactactactagtactactactactattatactactactactatactactactactactactactattctctCACATCTCTAATATCGCTCGTACTTGGATCTGCACACATAGTTTTGATTCATTTCCTTATAATTGTGCTCTATTTACTTCCCCAATCTTGTTGTGTACGTGTGTACACGTTAATTCGTGTATAACTGAGAGCCACACAGCAAGTCAGATTCCTCACATGTAGTCTtacttggccaataaaactgACCcttatagagcgagagagagagagagagagagagagagagagagagagagagagagagagagagagagagagagagagagagagagagagggggggatactTAGTCCAGGTTTTAAGTGAAGACATTaatatgagattttttttttttagaaaatttaATTGAGTGCTGCTCTATAAAGGCAACAACAGCACAGTTTGGGCGTcctggtagcatagcagtctatttcgttgcctaccaacacggggatcgccggttcgaatccccgcgttacgtcaggcgtcctacagacacaattggctgtgtctgtgggtaggaagccggatgtgggtatgtgtcctggtcgctactctagcgcctcctctcggtcagggcacctgttcggggggggactgggggggaatagcgtgatcctcccacacgctacgtccccctggcgaaactcctcactgtcaggtgaaaagaagcggctggcaactcctcaTATAtctgaagaggcatgtggtagtctgcagccctccccggatcagcagaggggtggagcagcgaccgggacggctcggaaaatagagtaattggccaagttcaactggggagaaaaagcaaaaaacaaaaaacagcacagtTTGGTTCTGCGAGCCAGACACGGGACATTGTGTTAGCCAATAGCCCAACATACAGCTGCAATGTGTCGCAAACCACCTCTTGAGGCTGTTGAAACAAACGGATTAAATTCCTCCCCAGACTGCTCACCAATCCTCCAGGACGCATGTTAATGGGGGGGATTCATAGGCAGTAGGAAGAGATCCAACTTGATCCGTTTGCTGTGTTGAACCTCCAGGTGCAACAACTACTGGTTCTGGGTCCCTATCGTGGCCCCCTTGGTGGGGGCCATCCTGGGCTCTTGGGTCTACCTGATCTTCATTCAGTGGCACCTGcccgaccctgagcaggatgagCCCGGCAACGACCTCAGACTGGCAACCATTATGCAAAACGGAGTAGAGCTGGCCCAGAGGTTTTAACGGATGCATAACACCTTTGGTTCAGAGGAGGAGAAAGGTGGCGTGGTGTTGCTGTTTGTGCTGTACTGAATATTCCACACATCCCGGTTTCACTGATGAGTCGCTGCTCTGGGATCAGCCGGGTGCTTTCATGTAATTTTGTTCTGTAGTGCAGACGGTGATCATGACATAACATGAGCAATGAGCCACGTCCAACAAGCTGCCAGTACTGTACAATAGTGTCACGGTGTTTCCTTATTCTTGTATAAATCACTTTAGATATACACCTAGAAAATAAACGTGAATGCAAACTCAATCTATTGTGCTGCCTTTCATGTTAGGTGAGCAGTCACCCAGCAGTGTAAAAAGGGTTCAACTTTTAGCTTGGTGTGCATTTCCATTTTAGCTAAAAgacctgcaaaaaaacaaaaaaaatgaaacattAAAGAGGAGTTATCAAAGTGTGTAGTAACTAATTATTGGTCACAACCTTTGTTCACCTGTGAATTGTTCATCTCCTACAACCAATCATAAGGTAAGGGCACAGAAGCGTGAGACGGTGAGCCCTGCAGTTGGACGTGTCAGAGATGGGGGACACACAGACGAGCCGTCCCATTTACACAAGCCCTTGTAAGGCAAGGCGTCCTGCTGCCCCTATGAGAGGAGGGGGGGCGATGCATCGGTGAGGGGGTCTGACGACCAATCAGATGAGCCGGGCAATCAACGGCAATGCTGGGCAGGTGTGACTGCAGAGAACCGGTGAGGCCAGCCACAGGCAACCCTGAAGGAGCCCCGTTCTGTTCGTTGGAGTCTGCCGTTTCTTCTCTGATCTGGATGCAAGCATGCCCAGCAAAGGGAGCTACTCTCCTCTGTTGTGTACAGACACACCACCTCCTCAGCCTTTCCATAAAGTGTGTGACGTAGTCCATAATTCCGGTATGAAAGGGCAACCGCTGTTCAGGCAGTCAGTGAGCGAGGCGCTGATGCCCGGCTCGGAGGTCCCTGATGGCTGTGTGACCGGTGTGAAGGCCCCGTTTTGGCTAAACTCAAATTCTCCAGAGGATCTTTCAGGGATGGAGAAAGTTCTGAGGAAGTTTCAGATCAGAAACCAGATCCTCAGGGAGTGCATGGCTGAATGCCTCGGAGTCTACATCATGATTGTGAGTGTctccctgttttgtttgtttgggtttgagtttcctcttctttttctttgtttgtttggaaGTCACTGTTTATCTTAGGTGGCTCACATGGAGCTCCATGGTTGAGTCTGTGCAAACTCTGAAAATAGGAGTCTCTTAGGGATATGTGGACATGTCGGTGTACTGTATTGGTGTTTTGTGCAATAAAGCTTATCAGCTTGTCAAAGTACAGCGGAGGATTCGGTGATAAAGCGCATGCAGGTGCCTCAGCTTGACATTCAGAAATCTCGTCTCCGTGATTTGCAAAAGAGACGAGGCAGTCAGGCGAGATCACGTGTGTTCGACACCGTTTGCGACCCCTTGTCAGAAACGTGCCAAGACAAAAATCCCTCACATGCAACAAGGTGTCAAGTTATTCCTACTTTGCTGCAGACCCGCGTCTCCAAATGCATAGTTGATCATTATATTCCCCCGTTTGCGTTTGATAAACTGGTTTGTTTGCATCCGAACACGGCTGCACAGAATTTATTCCTCTTGTTCTGGTTTAGTGAATCCTCAGAATGGTTAACAAAAGGActttggccgggggggggggggcggggggcatacagagagagagtgataggaagagagt
It includes:
- the LOC130128408 gene encoding aquaporin-10-like, whose translation is MERMKRRLKIRNLLVRECMSEFLGTFILIMFGCGAMAQMKTSRGLKGQYLSVNIAFAVAVMVAMYLSRGISGAHLNPALSLSCCVLGKLAWSRLLPYSFSQLLGAYAGASVVFLMYYDAIMDYSGGALTVLGPNETASIFATYPSSFLSLGSSFFDQMIGTGMIMLCYLPLVDHHNSPAPQDLVPLLVGVVFMGVSMSMFSNCGGGMNPARDLGPRLFMLSAGWGTEVFTCNNYWFWVPIVAPLVGAILGSWVYLIFIQWHLPDPEQDEPGNDLRLATIMQNGVELAQRF